In Burkholderia lata, the DNA window TACGGTATCAGGTGTTTGATTTTAAAGGGGAAACCAATTTTTCAAACGGGTTTCCTTAAATTCCGCATTATGGTGTTTGATTTCGCAATGCAAATTTTCTTGTGGAGTCGGCGACGCGTTCGTATAATGAGCCTCATTGGTTGTCGCGCTGCGGCAACCTCCGAATGTCTCCTCCACCCTCCTCCTATGGTGGATTAAGCCCGAACCAGCCGTTCGGGCTTTTTTTCGTCCCATGCAAACATCGGCGCGCGGCTTGCGCGCCCCGGCATCGTTACACCGGTTGCTTGGCGGCCGGCTGCGATGTCGCGCCGGGCAGCGTGCCGGGCGAGCGTGCATCAGGTGCCGGCGCGTGGACGGCCGACGCATGGCCGTGCCCGCGTGCGCAGAAATGACGGACGCGTTCGCGCACCGCGCGCAGGCGGGCGACGCGATCCTCGGCGTGGGCGGCGCGGGCTTCGGCAATGCGTGTATCGAGTGCGTCGAGCTTGGCTTCGCAGTCGGCGCGGGCGGCGACGGCAGGCGCCGCGGCGGCCAGCAGCGCGGCCGTGAGGAAGGGCGTAAGTCGTTGATTCATCATGCTTGTTTGTTGTTTTCCAGATTCGGCCGGTCTGGCGCGGGATGGTCATGTGCCGCGCGTCGATGGGTGCCTCCCCGGGCGCTCGGTTCGCCTGGCTTGTCGGGGCACGAACGGATTTTGGCCCATTTCGGCGCCCGTGGACACGGGATGTGGATTCCCTTTGACCGCGTTGCCGTATTTCCTTTATAATTCAGGGCTTTTCCGCATTCATGCCCACGGAAAAAGAACAGGGAGAGCCTGCACCGCGCCTCGAAGCGCACACAGACAAGCAGGAAGAACACATCGGGCAAAGCAATTTTTTTGGATCGATCATGAAGACGTTTTCCGCAAAAGCCCATGAGGTGACGCGCGAATGGTACGTGATTGACGCGACGGATAAGGTTCTCGGCCGTGTTGCCAGCGAAGTGGCACGCCGTCTGCGCGGCAAGCACAAGCCTGAGTTCACCCCGCACGTCGACACTGGTGATTTCATCATCATCATCAACGCAAGCAAGTTGAAGGTCACGGGCAACAAGACTCTGGACAAGAAGTACTACCGTCACTCGGGTTACCCGGGCGGTATCTATGAAACGACGTTCGGCAAGATGCAAGAACGCTTCCCGGGCCGTGCGCTCGAGAAAGCGGTCAAGGGCATGCTGCCGAAGGGCCCGCTCGGCTACGCGATGATCAAGAAGCTGAAGGTCTACGCTGAAGCTACGCATCCGCATTCGGCTCAACAGCCGAAGGCGCTCGAGATCTAAGGGGAGCCCACATGATCGGTAACTGGAACTACGGTACGGGCCGCCGCAAGAGCGCAGTCGCACGTGTCTTCATCAAGGCTGGCAAGGGCGACATCATCGTCAACGGCAAGCCCATCGCTGACTACTTCTCGCGCGAAACGTCGCTGATGATCGTGCGTCAACCGCTGGAACTCACGAACCACGGCCAGACGTTCGACATCAAGGTCAACGTCAACGGCGGCGGCGAAACGGGTCAGGCAGGTGCAGTGCGCCACGGTATCACCCGTGCACTGATCGACTACGATGCGACGCTGAAGCCGTCGCTGTCGAGCGCAGGCTTCGTCACGCGCGATGCACGTGAAGTCGAGCGTAAGAAGGTTGGTCTGCGCAAGGCACGCCGCGCAAAGCAGTTCTCGAAGCGTTAATTCCGCTTCATGGCCTCGCCGCTCCCGGGCGGCGTCCGCCGGAAAAACCGCCAGTGTTCGCGCTGGCGGTTTTTTTATGTCTGTCTCCAGGCGCGTGCTGCCGCGGCCCGCGCGGGCGTGTTTGATGAAATCGACAAGAACCTATTGATTTCATGGACTTCAGCACGATCTTCTGATCGGCCCTACAATAGCGGCTAAAGCTTTTTGGAGAGTTCGCAATGAACGCTGTTACCGAATCCGCAGCAACGACGGCCGAAATGCCGGTTCCGTTCGTCTTCACCGACGCCGCAGCCGACAAGGTCAAGCAACTGATCGACGAAGAGGGCAATCCCGACCTGAAGCTGCGCGTGTTCGTGCAGGGCGGCGGCTGCTCCGGCTTCCAGTATGGCTTCACGTTCGACGAGGAAGTCAACGAGGACGACACCGTGATGAACAAGAACGGCGTCCAGCTCCTGATCGACTCGATGAGCTACCAGTACCTGGTCGGCGCAGAGATCGACTACAAGGACGACCTCAACGGCGCCCAGTTCGTGATCAAGAACCCGAACGCGAGCACCACCTGCGGGTGCGGTTCGTCGTTCTCGGTCTGAGCACACGGCTGATCCGACCCGGTTCGCCGGAATGAAAAACGGGGCTTCATGCCCCGTTTTTTTATGCCCGTTCGCAATGGCGATGCGGTGCCCGCCGTATGGCAGGCGCCGCGTCAGCGCGGATAGAGCGCGCCGAGCACGCGGTTGCCGGCCGCACCGGTGACCGTCGCGAGATTGCCGGGCTGGCGCGCGGTGAAACGGTACGCGAGCCACGCGAACGCGAGCGCCTCGACCTGCTGCGGCGGCACGCCGAGCGTGGCTGTCGTATCGACCGTGGCCGGCACGCCGGCCTCGCGCAGCGCGTGCCGGAGCGCGTCGAGCAGCACCGGATTGCGTGCGCCGCCGCCGCAGACGAACACGGCCTTGCAGCCGGCTGCGTGTTGCGCGATCTCGCGTGCGACCGACACGGCGGTAAGCGCGGTGAGGGTCGCCTGCACGTCCTCCGGCGCAACCTGTGCGAACGCGGCGAGCTTCGCGTCGAGCCATGCGGGATTGAACAGGTCGCGCCCGGTGCTTTTCGGCG includes these proteins:
- the rplM gene encoding 50S ribosomal protein L13: MKTFSAKAHEVTREWYVIDATDKVLGRVASEVARRLRGKHKPEFTPHVDTGDFIIIINASKLKVTGNKTLDKKYYRHSGYPGGIYETTFGKMQERFPGRALEKAVKGMLPKGPLGYAMIKKLKVYAEATHPHSAQQPKALEI
- the rpsI gene encoding 30S ribosomal protein S9; translated protein: MIGNWNYGTGRRKSAVARVFIKAGKGDIIVNGKPIADYFSRETSLMIVRQPLELTNHGQTFDIKVNVNGGGETGQAGAVRHGITRALIDYDATLKPSLSSAGFVTRDAREVERKKVGLRKARRAKQFSKR
- a CDS encoding DUF1090 family protein, which translates into the protein MMNQRLTPFLTAALLAAAAPAVAARADCEAKLDALDTRIAEARAAHAEDRVARLRAVRERVRHFCARGHGHASAVHAPAPDARSPGTLPGATSQPAAKQPV
- the erpA gene encoding iron-sulfur cluster insertion protein ErpA, which translates into the protein MNAVTESAATTAEMPVPFVFTDAAADKVKQLIDEEGNPDLKLRVFVQGGGCSGFQYGFTFDEEVNEDDTVMNKNGVQLLIDSMSYQYLVGAEIDYKDDLNGAQFVIKNPNASTTCGCGSSFSV